GTCGACATCACTAAAAAATGGCTGATTGATTTTGCTAATCGTCTGGAGCACTACAGTGATTTTGGTTATAATTTCAATACTAAATTTGCTACCCGTTATAAAATCACAGATAACTTTAATGTCCGTGGTTCGGTGGGTACGGGTTTCCGTGCACCATCTTTACAGCAGATCAATTACAGTTCTACATTTACCAATGTGCAGGGAGCTATCATCTCGGAGGTTAAGATTGCGCCTAATCATAGCCCGATTACCCAGGCAGCAGGGATACAAAGTCTTAAACAGGAGAAATCCAGGAATGCCGGTTTAGGGTTTACCTTTAAGCCTGTTCCTGAATTCAGTATTACGGTTGATGGTTATATCATCAAGGTGACAGACCGTGTGGTACTGTCGGGGCAGTTCAGCGCAGAAGACAAGACGCTTGATCCATCGTTTACCGATGCACTGAAAGCACTTCATGTAGGTTCTGCACAGTTTTTCGCTAATGCAGTAAATACAACTAACCGTGGTTTGGATGTAGTACTGGATTACAATAAAACTATTGGAGATAACCGGTACAGAATGTTATTTACCGGAAATTTCCAGCATATGACTATTGATAAGATTAATTATCCGCCAATACTGGGCAGAACGGAAGCTTTACAGGAAACTTTTCTGAGTTCAAGGGAGCGGAAGTTCATTCTGGCCTCAGCTCCGGCTACCAAGTTCTCTTTAAATCCTGAGTTCGGACATAAAGATTTTACTGCAGGAATGCGTTTTACCTATTTCGGTAAAGTAGATATCTACGGATATGGGGATGGGTCAGGTATTTATCCTACTGTGCCTGCAGATAACGGATCAGGACCTTTGCCGGATTTGTATAATTATACCGGTAAAGTAGTCAGTGATGTTTACTTATCGTTTAAGTTGAATAAAATTGCACGTATTACCTTAGGATCTGACAATATTTTTAATGTTCACCCTGATCTGGGTTATATTAAAGGAGCAAAAGGATATGCTTATAACAATGAACCTGCAGGGCCATTTGACGCAGTGCAAATGGGGAGTAACGGCAGACGTTTCTTTGTTCGTGTGGGTTTAACCTTATAACATTTGAGTTTATTGAAGAAAAATCCCATCAGCTGTTTTTGGTTTGCTGATGGGGTTTTTGCAAGCCCTTATTCAAAAACATTAAATTGTTTTCTTTTTTTAGCAAAAGTTGTATCTTGCGCCCTCTTTAAAAATATAAATAATAGATATTATGGGTTTTATGACTTTTTTGCGGAATCGCATGGGCATTATCTTAGTGGGCGCCATCGGTTTTGCAATTGTTGCATTTTTAGTCGGTGATGCAATTAACGTAGGAAAGCCTTTCTGGGCAGCATCTCAAAAGGTTGTTGGGTCAGTGGATGGTGAGGACATCAACATCGATGAATTTGGTCCTAAAGTAGATCAGAATTTACAACAGTTCAAACAGCAGTACGGTGGTAGTGCTAATCCTCAAATGACAGCTATGGCTGTTGACAATGCATGGAATGGTGAATTAGCTACTTTACTACTGGCTAAAGAATATCACCGTTTAGGTTTAGGTATCTCCAGTGAAGAATTGTTCGATTTATATCAGGGTAAAAATCCCAGCCCGCTGATCGTTCAGTATTTTGGTAATCCTCAAACTGGTCAGGTTGACCGTGCTGCGGTAATCAATTCGTTGAAACAACAGGCAACAAACCCTCAGTTGAAACAACAGTGGGATCTGCTGGAAGCTGAAGTTGAAAAACAAGCTTTACAACAGAAATATGGTAACCTGATTAAAAACTCTGTTTACGTAACTTCTCTGGAAGCTAATGATGAGTATCAGAACCGAAATAAACTGGCTAGCTTTAACTATGTGAGTCTGGATTATGCAAGTATTCCTGATGCATCTGTTAAGCCATCAGACGCTGATTATTCAGATTATTACAATAACAACAAAAAGAGATTTGATAACCCTGCGGAGACACGTTCATTTGAATATGTTGCCTTCAGTGTTAATCCAACTAAAGAAGATTCTGCTGCGGTTAAAACTCAGGTAGAAAAATTAGCTTCTGATTTCAAAGCTTCAAAAAGTGATTCATTATTTGCGGCAGTTAACTCTGATGTTAAAGTTCCATATGCTTATATCAATAAAGGTAAATTAGATCCTAAAATTGATTCGGCAGTATTTGCTTTGCCAGCAGGAAGCTTCTACGGACCAGTGTTCACAGGAAATTCTTATAAACTGGTTAAAGTTATCGATACGCGTTTCTCTCCGGATTCAGTAAAAGCAAGTCATATCCTTTTAGACGCAACTAAATTAGGTGGTGTTGATAAGGCTGAGAAAATGGCTGACTCTTTAAAATCCCTGATCCAGAAAGGTGCAAGTTTTGCAGCTCTGGCTAAAACTTACAGTGTTGACGGATCGAAAGATAAAGGTGGTGAACTGGGTACTTTTTCAAGAGGCCAGATGGTTCCTGAATTTGAGAATGCAGCATTTAATGGTCAGGTTGGTGATCTTAAGGTAGTACGCTCACAATTCGGTGTACACTTAATTAAAATAGAAAAACAAATCGGTTCTTCTAAAGTAGCTAAACTGGCTTATATTGAGAAAAATCTTACACC
This portion of the Pedobacter lusitanus genome encodes:
- a CDS encoding peptidylprolyl isomerase — encoded protein: MTFLRNRMGIILVGAIGFAIVAFLVGDAINVGKPFWAASQKVVGSVDGEDINIDEFGPKVDQNLQQFKQQYGGSANPQMTAMAVDNAWNGELATLLLAKEYHRLGLGISSEELFDLYQGKNPSPLIVQYFGNPQTGQVDRAAVINSLKQQATNPQLKQQWDLLEAEVEKQALQQKYGNLIKNSVYVTSLEANDEYQNRNKLASFNYVSLDYASIPDASVKPSDADYSDYYNNNKKRFDNPAETRSFEYVAFSVNPTKEDSAAVKTQVEKLASDFKASKSDSLFAAVNSDVKVPYAYINKGKLDPKIDSAVFALPAGSFYGPVFTGNSYKLVKVIDTRFSPDSVKASHILLDATKLGGVDKAEKMADSLKSLIQKGASFAALAKTYSVDGSKDKGGELGTFSRGQMVPEFENAAFNGQVGDLKVVRSQFGVHLIKIEKQIGSSKVAKLAYIEKNLTPSSKTKDQAYKKASSFLNAVKGDNFSAEAKKLGYTVAIADRITGSQGYAPGLDNPRQLIRDGFAAKKGDVLSEVYQMDNAFVVAHVTDIKAKGILPLDAIKKDIEPMVINAVKAKMLTEKLNNAAKGAGNLAQIAQKVGKTVTPVTNIVFSNPIVPGAAQENKLIGTVFGSAPGKLSKPVDGEHGVYVFTVNGFSNPAPIGNTYKQKEIMRQAIAQKSLGAAFQALQDKSDIKDNRVKFY